In one Parageobacillus genomosp. 1 genomic region, the following are encoded:
- a CDS encoding aminotransferase class V-fold PLP-dependent enzyme, whose product MEIKATIGETTFTCRGDLETYFRPFREATIGTDFTFSTPFGEQKLIYADWTASGRLYRPIEEKIIEELGPLVANTHTESNITSTKITLAYQYAKEIIKHHVHAGKHDVIIMEGPGMTSAVNKLQRLLGLRVPEQWKTRLSLADDERPVIFVTHMEHHSNLLSWAETIGEVVTIRPTANGDVDVDHLRELLQTYAHRPLKIGAFTACSNVTGIQTPYHLLAKIMHEHGGICFIDFAASAPYVAINMHPADPLEKLDAIYFSPHKFLGGPGSAGVLIFDARLYQNRVPDHPGGGTVLWTDPWGNYKYIEDIETREDGGTPPFLQTIKAALAIRLKEKMGVERIQKREKELTSLLLSHLKQIPRVRVLEGHREDRLGIVSFIIEGMHYNLVVKMLNDRFGIQVRGGCSCAGPYGHYLLGIDKEQSKTLMKQVEQGNLFVKPGWVRVSLHPIMTNEEVYDIIRAIRHIVRYADTWKQEYMYDQTKNEFYHRDDDRYVRHFFAL is encoded by the coding sequence ATGGAAATTAAAGCAACAATAGGGGAAACGACGTTTACATGCCGCGGAGATTTAGAGACATATTTCCGCCCATTTCGTGAAGCAACGATCGGCACCGATTTTACGTTTTCCACACCGTTTGGCGAGCAGAAGCTGATTTATGCCGACTGGACGGCAAGCGGCCGCCTGTATCGACCGATTGAAGAAAAAATCATCGAGGAGCTTGGGCCATTGGTGGCGAATACCCACACCGAGTCCAATATTACAAGCACGAAAATAACGTTAGCGTACCAATATGCCAAAGAAATCATTAAACATCACGTGCACGCCGGAAAACATGACGTGATTATCATGGAAGGGCCGGGCATGACGAGTGCCGTCAATAAATTGCAACGGCTCTTAGGTTTGCGGGTGCCTGAACAATGGAAAACACGCCTTTCCCTTGCCGATGACGAACGCCCCGTTATTTTTGTGACGCATATGGAGCATCATTCGAATTTGCTATCGTGGGCGGAAACGATTGGGGAAGTAGTCACGATTCGTCCAACTGCGAATGGGGATGTAGATGTTGACCATTTGCGTGAACTGCTGCAGACATACGCCCACCGTCCGTTAAAGATCGGCGCTTTTACTGCCTGCTCCAATGTGACGGGCATCCAAACCCCATATCATCTCCTGGCCAAAATTATGCATGAACACGGCGGCATTTGCTTCATCGATTTTGCCGCTTCCGCTCCCTATGTCGCGATCAATATGCATCCCGCTGACCCGCTTGAAAAACTAGACGCTATTTATTTTTCACCGCATAAATTTCTAGGGGGACCGGGAAGCGCAGGGGTGCTTATTTTCGATGCGCGGCTGTATCAAAACCGCGTCCCTGATCATCCAGGGGGAGGGACGGTTCTATGGACCGATCCATGGGGAAACTATAAATACATTGAAGACATTGAGACGAGGGAAGACGGGGGAACGCCGCCGTTTCTGCAAACGATCAAAGCGGCGCTTGCCATTCGCTTAAAAGAGAAAATGGGAGTCGAGCGTATACAGAAGCGGGAAAAGGAATTAACGTCCCTGCTGCTATCGCATTTAAAACAAATTCCACGCGTCCGTGTGCTAGAAGGACATCGGGAAGACCGGCTTGGCATTGTCTCGTTTATCATTGAAGGAATGCATTATAATCTCGTTGTCAAAATGTTAAACGACCGCTTTGGGATTCAAGTGCGCGGCGGCTGTTCATGCGCTGGCCCGTACGGCCATTATTTGCTTGGCATTGATAAAGAACAATCCAAAACATTGATGAAGCAAGTCGAGCAAGGAAATTTGTTTGTCAAACCAGGATGGGTGCGCGTCTCGCTTCATCCGATTATGACAAACGAAGAGGTGTATGACATCATCCGTGCTATCCGCCATATCGTCCGTTACGCAGACACGTGGAAGCAAGAATATATGTATGATCAAACCAAAAACGAGTTTTACCATCGTGACGACGACCGCTATGTCCGCCATTTCTTTGCGCTGTAA
- a CDS encoding helix-turn-helix domain-containing protein: MKHQIEEFELESRIGEWLEKSGYRKDYVAKRLGVGIRQLNKYINGDSFPSVPRLFMMAELFGCTADDLYRKKAPKP, from the coding sequence ATGAAGCATCAAATAGAGGAATTTGAGTTAGAAAGCCGAATCGGGGAATGGTTAGAAAAAAGCGGGTATCGGAAGGATTATGTAGCCAAAAGATTGGGGGTAGGGATACGGCAGCTAAACAAATACATTAATGGGGACAGTTTTCCGTCTGTGCCGCGTTTGTTTATGATGGCGGAACTATTCGGATGTACGGCAGATGATTTGTACAGAAAAAAAGCCCCTAAACCGTAG
- the hmpA gene encoding NO-inducible flavohemoprotein gives MNATTLSKQTIEIVKATVPVLEQHGEQITRWFYQSMLSNHPELLNIFNHANQKQGRQQRALAQAIYNAAKYIDQLEVITPVVELIAHKHCSLGIKPEHYPIVGKHLLLAIKAVLKEAATDEIINAWAEAYEVIADLFIKAEAQLYEEAASKRGGWKDFRRFIVQKKVKESDVITSFYFVPEDGGEISEYLPGQYVSVKVSIPGDQYTHIRQYSLSDAPGKGYYRISVKREAATADKPAGIVSNYLHDHVQEGDVLELSAPFGIFTLDMSKETPVVLISGGVGITPLFSMASTLVSRQPNRQVTFIHAAINGNVHAFDQELRRLAEHPAFSYHVCYQSPSEEDRKHPYFGKEGFIDLPWIQSVVSNKEADFYFCGPTPFMKAVYHALKEWGVSDEQIHYEFFGPAGNLTK, from the coding sequence ATGAACGCGACAACTTTAAGCAAACAAACGATTGAAATTGTGAAAGCGACCGTTCCTGTGCTTGAACAGCATGGGGAACAAATTACGAGATGGTTTTATCAATCCATGCTCTCGAATCATCCAGAACTGCTCAATATTTTTAACCATGCAAATCAAAAACAAGGAAGACAACAACGGGCCCTTGCACAAGCTATTTACAACGCGGCGAAATATATTGATCAGCTAGAAGTGATTACGCCGGTCGTCGAACTAATCGCTCATAAACATTGCAGCTTAGGAATCAAACCAGAACATTATCCGATTGTCGGCAAACATTTATTGCTTGCGATTAAAGCAGTGCTTAAAGAGGCGGCAACAGACGAAATCATCAATGCCTGGGCAGAAGCATATGAGGTCATCGCCGATTTATTTATTAAAGCGGAAGCGCAATTATATGAAGAAGCCGCATCCAAACGCGGAGGATGGAAAGATTTCCGCCGTTTCATCGTTCAGAAAAAAGTAAAAGAAAGCGATGTCATTACATCGTTTTATTTCGTTCCGGAAGACGGTGGGGAAATTAGCGAGTATTTACCAGGACAATATGTCAGTGTCAAAGTCTCTATTCCAGGGGATCAATATACCCATATTCGTCAATACAGCTTATCCGATGCGCCAGGAAAAGGCTATTACCGTATTAGCGTCAAACGGGAAGCGGCAACGGCGGACAAACCAGCCGGGATTGTCTCCAACTATTTACACGACCATGTTCAAGAAGGAGATGTGCTTGAATTAAGTGCACCATTTGGTATTTTCACGCTCGATATGTCAAAAGAAACACCGGTCGTGCTCATTAGCGGCGGCGTGGGCATTACTCCACTTTTCAGCATGGCAAGCACTCTTGTTTCGCGTCAACCTAATCGCCAAGTAACGTTTATTCATGCGGCAATCAATGGAAACGTCCACGCGTTCGATCAAGAGTTGCGCCGCTTAGCGGAACATCCGGCATTTTCGTATCATGTATGCTATCAATCGCCTTCGGAGGAAGACCGGAAACATCCTTATTTCGGAAAAGAAGGTTTCATTGATTTGCCTTGGATACAATCAGTTGTATCGAATAAAGAAGCAGATTTTTATTTCTGTGGACCGACTCCGTTTATGAAGGCCGTCTACCATGCGCTAAAAGAATGGGGCGTTTCGGACGAACAAATTCATTACGAATTTTTCGGCCCAGCTGGTAATTTAACGAAATAA
- a CDS encoding acyl-CoA dehydrogenase family protein, whose amino-acid sequence MNELYHLLLRTERERNLYEQARDLAAKFHERSAWHDEHGEFPFANFHDLKQAGFLSLTVPKQYGGEEISLYEFLLVQETIAQGDGATALSLGWHLGILLSLAVTKRWPPLVLERICREVVEKQVLLNSAHSEKATGSPARGGKPETTAEFRNGCWVISGRKTFASLAPALDYFIISATIKATGEVGNFLVPKTASGLTIEKTWNTLGMRATRSDDIVLDNVEVEEEALVEILGKPKAGQPAQGWLLHIPACYLGIAIAARNEAIQFAKTYQPNSLSHPIAEVPEVQRKIAQMDIQLMNARHFMYAIADQWDRYPEKRTEMKEELAAVKYTATNTAINVVDLAMRIVGGQSLFEDNPLQRYYRDVRAGLHNPPADDITVSIVAKRALQ is encoded by the coding sequence ATGAACGAGCTGTATCATTTGTTATTGCGCACGGAGCGGGAGCGAAATTTATACGAACAGGCGCGCGATCTGGCCGCCAAGTTTCACGAGCGGTCAGCCTGGCATGATGAACACGGCGAATTTCCGTTTGCCAATTTCCATGATTTAAAACAAGCGGGCTTTCTGTCCCTTACCGTTCCGAAACAATATGGGGGCGAAGAAATTTCTTTATATGAATTTCTTCTTGTTCAAGAAACGATCGCCCAAGGCGACGGCGCGACCGCATTGTCGCTTGGCTGGCATTTAGGAATTTTATTAAGCCTTGCCGTAACGAAAAGATGGCCGCCATTGGTGTTGGAACGAATTTGCCGTGAAGTAGTAGAAAAGCAGGTACTATTAAACAGCGCTCATTCCGAAAAAGCGACCGGCAGCCCGGCGCGCGGCGGAAAGCCGGAAACGACCGCTGAATTTCGCAACGGGTGCTGGGTGATTTCCGGACGGAAAACATTTGCCTCGCTCGCTCCGGCACTCGATTATTTTATTATTTCCGCGACGATCAAAGCGACGGGGGAGGTCGGCAATTTTCTTGTGCCGAAAACAGCAAGCGGCTTAACGATCGAAAAAACGTGGAATACGCTTGGGATGAGGGCGACGCGAAGCGATGACATCGTTTTAGACAACGTTGAAGTCGAAGAAGAGGCGCTTGTCGAAATACTGGGCAAGCCAAAGGCTGGCCAGCCGGCGCAAGGATGGCTTTTGCATATCCCTGCCTGCTATTTAGGCATTGCGATTGCCGCGCGCAATGAAGCGATCCAGTTTGCAAAAACATACCAGCCAAACAGCTTGTCTCATCCGATTGCCGAAGTGCCGGAAGTGCAGCGGAAAATCGCGCAAATGGACATACAATTGATGAATGCACGCCACTTTATGTATGCCATCGCTGACCAGTGGGATCGTTATCCAGAAAAACGAACAGAGATGAAGGAAGAGCTGGCAGCAGTAAAATATACAGCAACCAATACAGCGATAAATGTCGTTGACTTAGCGATGCGCATTGTTGGGGGACAAAGTTTATTTGAAGATAATCCGCTGCAGCGCTACTATCGTGACGTCCGCGCCGGGCTGCATAATCCGCCGGCCGATGATATTACCGTTTCCATCGTGGCAAAACGCGCCCTACAATAA
- a CDS encoding cation:proton antiporter gives MLILQLAIILVAAKIAGSLSVRLGQPSVLGKLLIGIVLGPSVLGLVNETETLAELSQIGVILLMFIAGLETDIDEFKQTGKSSTFVGFGGIIVPVVLGYLVGIMLNLTTMQSWFLGLLLSATSVSISVQALKEMDQLNSREGTTILGAAVIDDVVGIIALAFLMSFAGGDVNLTTVILKKILFFAGAILVGWKVVPWFLNKFSSLKVTETVISSALIICFVYAYLAEYTGVAAIIGAYIAGVAISVTNFKNEVFEKVETISYSIFVPVFFTSIGVTAQFSGITQNLGLIVLLSIIAILTKLIGASVGAKLAGFNWNRSLGIGSAMVSRGEVALIIATIGLESKLLTQDMFAVIVVVILVTTIVTPPMMKWFFRNLIPN, from the coding sequence GTGTTAATACTGCAGTTAGCCATCATTTTAGTTGCTGCCAAAATAGCTGGGAGCCTAAGTGTAAGATTGGGGCAGCCTTCAGTTCTTGGTAAACTCCTGATTGGGATTGTATTAGGTCCATCAGTTTTAGGATTAGTGAATGAGACAGAAACCTTAGCAGAATTAAGTCAAATCGGTGTGATTTTGCTTATGTTTATTGCTGGGTTAGAAACAGATATTGATGAATTTAAACAAACTGGGAAATCCTCCACCTTCGTAGGTTTTGGTGGTATTATTGTACCAGTTGTTTTGGGCTATTTGGTTGGAATAATGTTGAATCTTACCACGATGCAATCTTGGTTTTTAGGGCTATTGCTTTCGGCTACCAGTGTAAGTATTTCCGTTCAGGCGCTTAAAGAGATGGATCAATTAAATAGCCGCGAAGGAACCACTATCTTAGGGGCAGCTGTCATCGATGATGTGGTAGGAATTATTGCTTTGGCATTCTTAATGAGTTTTGCTGGTGGAGATGTTAATTTAACAACGGTTATTTTAAAGAAAATATTATTTTTCGCAGGAGCCATTTTGGTTGGTTGGAAAGTAGTTCCTTGGTTCTTGAATAAGTTTTCATCATTAAAAGTAACAGAAACTGTAATTTCGTCTGCTCTAATTATCTGTTTTGTTTATGCATACCTAGCAGAATACACAGGGGTCGCTGCAATAATCGGAGCATATATAGCAGGTGTGGCTATCAGTGTAACAAACTTCAAAAATGAGGTATTTGAGAAGGTTGAAACGATTAGTTATTCTATCTTTGTTCCTGTATTCTTTACTTCTATTGGTGTCACTGCCCAATTCTCTGGTATTACTCAAAATTTAGGTCTAATTGTTTTATTAAGTATAATAGCCATACTAACAAAATTAATTGGTGCATCTGTTGGGGCAAAATTGGCTGGATTCAATTGGAATCGCTCACTAGGAATAGGTTCAGCAATGGTGTCCAGGGGGGAAGTAGCACTAATTATTGCAACTATTGGTTTAGAATCTAAACTACTAACGCAAGATATGTTTGCTGTCATTGTTGTTGTGATATTGGTTACAACGATTGTGACTCCCCCAATGATGAAATGGTTTTTTCGGAATCTAATACCTAACTAA
- the speE gene encoding polyamine aminopropyltransferase, translating into MKHVQDTLPSYVKIENGELWLTEDDRENLKISYRIKDIIFSEPSDFQHVMILDSYDFGRMLVLDGVVQTTSIDGHIYNEMISHIPLQLHPTAKKVLIIGGGDCGAAKEVAKYPHIEEIHMVEIDEKVVQACKAHLQEVSGNLSDPRVKFIYDDGVAFVKEHENEYDVIIIDSSDPVGPAEALFSRDFYANVRRALKEDGLMVCQSQSPIFHLEILRRTYNNIGELFPHVKVYTATVPTYPGGLWSFTIGSTKPLSFPEQATIPGDTKYVNEGIFKQCFELPQFLKTALEK; encoded by the coding sequence ATGAAACACGTACAAGATACATTACCATCTTATGTAAAAATCGAAAACGGTGAACTTTGGCTTACTGAAGATGACCGCGAAAACTTAAAAATCAGCTATCGCATCAAAGACATTATTTTCTCGGAGCCGTCGGACTTCCAACATGTGATGATTTTAGATTCCTACGATTTCGGCCGTATGCTCGTTCTTGACGGAGTGGTGCAAACGACATCGATCGACGGCCATATTTATAACGAAATGATTTCCCATATTCCGCTGCAGCTGCATCCAACAGCGAAAAAAGTGTTGATTATCGGTGGCGGCGATTGCGGTGCGGCGAAAGAAGTGGCGAAATATCCACATATTGAAGAAATTCATATGGTAGAAATTGATGAAAAAGTAGTGCAAGCGTGCAAGGCACACTTGCAAGAAGTGTCGGGCAACTTATCCGATCCGCGGGTCAAATTTATTTATGATGATGGTGTTGCCTTTGTCAAGGAACATGAAAACGAATATGATGTCATTATTATCGATTCGTCCGATCCGGTCGGTCCAGCCGAGGCACTCTTTTCGCGAGATTTTTACGCCAATGTCCGTCGCGCATTAAAAGAGGACGGACTAATGGTGTGCCAAAGCCAGTCTCCTATTTTCCATTTAGAGATTTTGCGGCGGACGTATAACAATATTGGCGAATTATTTCCGCATGTAAAAGTATATACAGCGACAGTGCCTACCTACCCAGGCGGATTATGGAGCTTCACGATCGGCTCGACCAAACCGCTCTCCTTCCCGGAACAAGCCACCATTCCAGGCGATACGAAATATGTGAATGAAGGCATATTCAAGCAATGTTTCGAGCTTCCGCAATTTTTGAAAACCGCATTGGAAAAATAA
- the msrA gene encoding peptide-methionine (S)-S-oxide reductase MsrA, which produces MGYELATFAGGCFWCMVSPFEEQPGIISVISGYTGGHKENPTYEEVCSKTTGHYEAVQITFDPDVFPYEKLLDIYWRQIDPTDDGGQFHDRGPQYRTAIFYHNENQRLLAEKSKQELEKSGRFSKPIVTKILPASTFYPAEEYHQDYHKKNPLRYKLYRIGSGRDAFLKEHWRDPEREAMLRKKLTPLQFEVTQRNGTEPPFDNPYWNNTREGIYVDIVSGEPLFSTKDQYDAGCGWPSFTKPLHPENIKTELDLSHGMIRTEVRSRKADSHLGHVFDDGPAPTGLRYCINSAALRFIPKEDLEKEGYGQYLSLFETDGDSKN; this is translated from the coding sequence ATGGGATATGAACTAGCGACGTTTGCCGGAGGCTGCTTTTGGTGCATGGTTTCGCCATTTGAAGAACAGCCGGGAATTATCAGCGTCATATCCGGGTATACAGGCGGTCATAAAGAAAACCCAACGTATGAAGAAGTATGTTCGAAAACGACCGGACATTATGAAGCGGTGCAAATTACCTTTGATCCCGACGTATTTCCATATGAAAAGCTGCTCGACATCTACTGGCGGCAAATCGATCCGACCGATGACGGCGGACAGTTTCACGATCGCGGCCCGCAATATCGCACAGCGATTTTTTACCACAACGAAAATCAGCGCCTGCTCGCGGAAAAATCGAAGCAGGAACTGGAGAAAAGCGGCCGTTTCTCCAAACCGATCGTGACGAAGATCCTGCCGGCCTCCACGTTTTATCCGGCGGAGGAGTATCACCAGGATTACCATAAGAAAAATCCGCTCCGCTATAAACTGTACCGGATCGGCTCGGGGCGCGATGCGTTTTTAAAAGAACATTGGCGTGATCCGGAGCGGGAAGCGATGCTGCGGAAAAAATTGACGCCGCTTCAATTCGAGGTCACACAGCGCAACGGGACGGAACCGCCGTTTGACAACCCGTATTGGAACAACACGCGTGAAGGCATTTATGTCGACATTGTTTCCGGCGAGCCGCTTTTTAGCACAAAAGACCAATATGATGCCGGCTGCGGCTGGCCGAGCTTCACGAAGCCGCTTCACCCGGAAAACATTAAGACCGAGCTGGATTTAAGCCATGGTATGATCCGTACAGAGGTGCGGAGCCGTAAAGCGGATTCTCACTTAGGTCATGTCTTTGACGACGGCCCGGCGCCGACCGGTCTTCGCTATTGCATTAATTCAGCGGCGCTCCGTTTTATTCCGAAAGAAGATTTGGAGAAAGAGGGATACGGACAGTATTTGTCGTTATTTGAAACAGATGGTGACAGTAAAAATTAA
- a CDS encoding restriction endonuclease, whose translation MFVLEIALGMVLLVAAIHFWITKRRHEYQTSLIAEQMESSLEMKRTLAMGLYLRFCKEKNNPNGKPVKYSRIYIKQDPLQFETFCARVMEKKYGGSTWVSPASGDFGVDFEHRRDDGLYLGQVKCYEGDMSYEPIARLHSNMVKQGAKGGYVITTGSFSENARKFAEGLNIELIDGVKLVEYWLDGLKQTEQMIAEWQEAPTV comes from the coding sequence ATGTTTGTATTAGAAATCGCACTAGGAATGGTATTGCTTGTTGCTGCTATTCATTTTTGGATTACCAAACGACGACATGAATATCAAACTTCCTTAATTGCCGAACAGATGGAAAGTAGCTTGGAAATGAAACGAACACTCGCTATGGGGCTTTACCTCCGTTTTTGCAAAGAGAAGAACAATCCAAACGGGAAGCCCGTTAAATACTCACGGATATATATTAAACAGGACCCGCTACAATTCGAGACCTTTTGCGCTCGAGTCATGGAAAAGAAATACGGCGGCAGTACATGGGTAAGCCCTGCAAGCGGAGATTTTGGCGTGGATTTTGAACATCGACGCGACGATGGGTTGTATTTAGGCCAAGTGAAGTGTTATGAAGGAGATATGTCTTACGAGCCTATCGCTCGCTTACATTCCAACATGGTGAAGCAGGGAGCGAAAGGTGGATATGTCATCACAACCGGTTCCTTTAGCGAAAACGCCCGCAAGTTTGCTGAAGGGTTAAATATAGAACTGATTGACGGCGTGAAACTCGTGGAATATTGGCTTGATGGTCTAAAACAAACGGAACAAATGATTGCAGAATGGCAAGAAGCCCCTACGGTTTAG
- a CDS encoding replication-relaxation family protein, producing the protein MQNREKAKMREQKILFTLDKLGCLKRSQLQMILGISDVRMMNRILYRMRKYLNHVYLGEYAYYLNKKGREAVGSDREFRKNSQIEHHLMRNDVYIFYHYPKDWRVECPVTWKENGKEYSIISDARFTYHDMTYFVEVDVQQKMVKNRSKIKKYASLFRVMQKQGVGEPILLWYTVSPERKAKLEEWCKEYDVPHEVLCKYTG; encoded by the coding sequence TTGCAAAACCGAGAAAAGGCAAAAATGAGGGAACAGAAGATTTTGTTCACTTTGGATAAATTGGGTTGCCTAAAGCGCAGCCAATTACAAATGATACTAGGCATTTCGGATGTCCGCATGATGAATCGGATTTTATACCGGATGCGGAAATACTTGAATCATGTCTATTTAGGCGAATACGCTTACTACCTGAATAAAAAAGGGCGGGAAGCGGTTGGTTCCGATCGAGAATTTCGAAAGAACAGTCAAATCGAACACCACCTCATGCGGAACGATGTGTACATCTTTTACCACTATCCAAAAGACTGGCGAGTAGAATGTCCGGTGACGTGGAAGGAAAATGGGAAAGAATATAGCATTATCTCTGATGCCCGATTCACTTATCATGATATGACGTATTTTGTGGAAGTGGATGTCCAGCAAAAAATGGTAAAGAATCGAAGCAAAATCAAGAAATATGCTTCTTTATTTCGGGTGATGCAAAAACAAGGAGTAGGGGAGCCAATTTTATTGTGGTACACTGTTTCGCCGGAACGAAAAGCAAAATTAGAGGAGTGGTGCAAGGAATATGACGTTCCGCATGAAGTGCTATGCAAATATACTGGATAA
- a CDS encoding FtsK/SpoIIIE domain-containing protein yields MWELFAIPLVSSAAALWVGTRKNDKNRMAIEKVFKNMKVGAIEGKEFVYPKLIKKEQHDNFDRYTYRVPVGLPSKVLEPLQEIISATLDAPVEVTFKKWLYVDVFRSTIPDLVPYKDVPDQEGWVVPLGKNEKGWHFHDFDKTPHMTNSGTARFGKTVFLKVMMTYLIEHHPEDVEFFIIDMKGGLEFERYRYLRQVIDVASDPFEALEVLEKVKSLLEQKMTEFKQNHWTNVVHSPYKKRLFIIVDEAAQLVPEPHMNKTMKNILSYCQNVLSEVARIGGALGFRLVFCTQYPTADTLPRQIKQNADIKISFRLPTGYASQVAIDDYGAEKLPSAFPGRAIIKTHEMKIVQTPLIDDEEMMKRLGRYQVAKPRKGKNEGTEDFVHFG; encoded by the coding sequence ATGTGGGAACTGTTTGCTATACCGCTTGTCAGTAGTGCTGCAGCATTGTGGGTAGGCACACGGAAAAATGATAAGAACAGAATGGCAATCGAGAAGGTATTTAAAAACATGAAAGTGGGTGCCATCGAAGGGAAAGAATTTGTCTATCCGAAGCTCATCAAAAAGGAACAGCACGACAATTTTGACCGATACACCTATCGTGTCCCAGTTGGATTGCCTTCCAAAGTATTAGAACCACTCCAAGAAATCATCTCCGCTACACTAGACGCTCCGGTAGAAGTAACATTCAAGAAATGGCTCTACGTCGATGTATTTCGTTCCACTATTCCCGATTTGGTGCCGTACAAAGATGTTCCCGACCAAGAAGGGTGGGTGGTGCCGCTTGGGAAGAATGAGAAAGGATGGCACTTTCATGACTTTGATAAAACACCGCATATGACGAACTCTGGAACAGCTCGATTCGGAAAAACTGTATTTCTCAAGGTTATGATGACATATTTAATTGAACACCATCCCGAAGATGTGGAATTCTTTATCATCGACATGAAGGGCGGACTTGAATTTGAACGTTATCGCTATTTACGGCAAGTCATCGACGTGGCTAGCGACCCATTTGAGGCGTTAGAAGTATTAGAGAAGGTAAAGTCTTTACTCGAACAAAAAATGACCGAATTCAAACAAAATCATTGGACGAATGTCGTGCATAGTCCGTATAAAAAGCGTCTATTCATCATTGTCGATGAAGCAGCGCAACTTGTTCCCGAACCACACATGAACAAGACCATGAAAAACATTCTTTCCTATTGTCAAAACGTCCTTTCGGAAGTCGCTCGTATTGGCGGCGCACTTGGATTCCGGCTTGTGTTTTGTACGCAATATCCCACTGCGGATACGTTGCCGCGTCAGATCAAACAAAATGCTGACATAAAAATATCGTTTCGTTTGCCGACGGGATATGCTTCACAAGTAGCAATAGACGATTATGGCGCGGAAAAATTACCTAGTGCTTTTCCGGGGCGGGCGATTATCAAAACGCATGAAATGAAGATCGTACAAACACCGCTGATTGACGACGAAGAAATGATGAAACGATTAGGGAGGTATCAAGTTGCAAAACCGAGAAAAGGCAAAAATGAGGGAACAGAAGATTTTGTTCACTTTGGATAA
- a CDS encoding Rrf2 family transcriptional regulator: MQLTNYTEYALRVLLFLGALEHGKKTNIKEISRTFSISENHLSKIVYELGKLGYIETTRGRNGGIRLATEPENIRIGTVVRQTEDNLSLVECFAGHGNHCILTPVCRLKYVLHEALEAFLHVLDSYTLADLLANKQHLQAIFRKEEQ; this comes from the coding sequence ATGCAGCTGACGAACTATACAGAATATGCATTGCGCGTTCTTCTTTTTTTAGGGGCACTGGAGCATGGAAAAAAAACAAATATTAAAGAAATCTCGCGCACTTTTTCTATTTCGGAAAATCATTTAAGCAAAATTGTGTATGAGCTCGGCAAACTTGGATATATTGAAACGACACGCGGTCGAAACGGCGGGATTCGTCTCGCCACAGAGCCGGAAAACATTCGAATTGGTACGGTTGTCCGCCAAACGGAAGACAACTTATCCCTTGTCGAATGCTTTGCCGGCCATGGCAATCATTGTATCCTCACCCCGGTTTGCCGGCTGAAATACGTGCTGCACGAAGCGCTCGAGGCATTTTTACACGTGCTAGATTCGTATACATTGGCCGATTTGCTTGCCAATAAACAACATTTACAAGCGATTTTCCGTAAAGAAGAGCAATAA